A region from the Aquimarina sp. ERC-38 genome encodes:
- a CDS encoding CPBP family intramembrane glutamic endopeptidase: MFIAQAYKGDNTPWKVIVTILITSGIFILNLVAFLISDPGDMEQAYALLKKIPKNLSLILNLAPFALLLILLFLLVKYLHERSILSLTTSRSKVDFSRIFFGFAMVFIFTVVSFIIGYFIEPEAYELQFKPLNFIILVVISLVLFPFQIGLEEYLFRGFLMQQIGIALKNRWMPLIITSVLFGVFHSANPEVAELGPIVMIFYIGTGLLLGIMTLMDEGMELALGFHLGNNFLAATLVTAEYSALQTDAIFKSVGEPATLSELILPVFVVYPIFLFIMAKKYKWNHWKEKLTGKVIKPPHFTSTMNYKGIIPPKNIITED, from the coding sequence ATGTTTATAGCACAAGCGTATAAAGGGGATAATACTCCCTGGAAAGTTATCGTAACGATTCTGATTACTAGCGGAATTTTTATTTTAAACCTGGTAGCTTTTCTTATTTCTGACCCGGGCGATATGGAACAAGCCTATGCTCTATTAAAAAAAATACCTAAAAACTTATCGCTAATTTTAAATTTAGCTCCTTTTGCCTTACTACTAATTTTGCTTTTTTTATTAGTGAAGTATTTACATGAGCGAAGTATCTTATCCTTAACTACCTCTCGAAGTAAAGTAGATTTTTCCCGAATCTTTTTTGGATTTGCAATGGTTTTTATTTTTACGGTAGTTTCTTTTATCATAGGCTATTTTATAGAACCTGAAGCGTATGAATTGCAATTTAAACCCCTTAACTTTATTATATTAGTAGTCATTAGTTTGGTTTTGTTTCCTTTTCAAATAGGTCTGGAAGAATATCTTTTTAGAGGGTTTTTAATGCAACAAATTGGTATTGCTTTAAAGAACAGGTGGATGCCTTTAATCATTACCTCCGTATTATTTGGGGTTTTTCATTCAGCTAACCCTGAAGTAGCAGAACTAGGGCCTATTGTCATGATATTTTATATCGGTACCGGTTTACTTTTAGGAATTATGACCTTAATGGATGAAGGTATGGAACTGGCATTAGGTTTTCATTTAGGAAATAATTTCTTAGCAGCAACTCTAGTTACCGCAGAATATTCAGCTTTGCAAACAGATGCTATTTTTAAAAGCGTAGGAGAACCTGCAACCTTATCTGAATTAATTCTTCCGGTTTTTGTAGTATATCCAATTTTCTTATTTATCATGGCAAAAAAATACAAATGGAATCATTGGAAAGAAAAACTAACTGGAAAAGTAATAAAGCCTCCGCATTTTACATCCACAATGAATTACAAAGGAATTATTCCACCTAAAAACATAATAACCGAAGATTAG
- the menA gene encoding 1,4-dihydroxy-2-naphthoate octaprenyltransferase, which produces MQKLKAWITAARLRTLPLSIAGILIGSVLGSYSKFQLDYLNQKLETPFYSSPIFWMAIITTLGLQVLSNFANDYGDGVKGTDNEDRIGPMRALQSGIITDSQMKIAIIITSILTMLSAIYLIYLSFKNTNIGYSLFFFVLGVIAIIAAIKYTVGTSAYGYKGLGDVFVFIFFGLVSVLGCYFLFQKEVPIIITAPAITIGCLSTAVLNLNNMRDLHNDAKAGKNTLVVQLGRHKAKLYHYSLLIIAMVSFLIFYIVTGSKLIELITFLAFIPLLKHLWTVYKIEEPIQFDPELKKVALSTFLLAILFSLSQILTVTL; this is translated from the coding sequence ATGCAAAAATTGAAAGCCTGGATTACTGCTGCCAGGTTACGCACTTTACCTTTATCCATAGCCGGTATATTGATAGGTTCGGTTTTAGGTTCATACTCCAAATTTCAGTTGGATTATCTCAACCAAAAGTTAGAAACTCCTTTTTATAGTTCTCCTATATTTTGGATGGCAATCATAACTACTCTAGGCTTACAAGTTTTATCCAACTTTGCCAATGATTACGGGGATGGTGTTAAGGGTACGGATAATGAGGATAGAATCGGACCCATGCGCGCTTTACAAAGTGGAATAATTACAGATAGTCAAATGAAGATCGCTATAATTATTACTTCTATTTTAACCATGCTTAGTGCCATATATCTGATTTATTTGTCTTTTAAAAATACAAATATTGGTTATTCCCTTTTTTTCTTTGTACTTGGGGTTATTGCAATTATAGCTGCTATTAAATACACTGTCGGTACTTCTGCCTATGGCTATAAGGGGTTAGGAGATGTATTCGTATTTATATTTTTTGGTTTGGTTAGTGTTCTGGGATGTTATTTTCTTTTTCAAAAAGAGGTTCCTATAATTATCACTGCTCCGGCTATAACCATAGGTTGTTTAAGTACAGCTGTTCTTAATTTGAACAATATGAGAGATTTACATAATGATGCTAAAGCGGGTAAAAATACTCTAGTAGTACAGTTGGGCAGACATAAAGCTAAATTATACCATTATTCGTTATTAATTATCGCAATGGTATCCTTTCTTATTTTTTATATAGTTACCGGATCAAAATTGATAGAATTAATTACATTTCTAGCTTTTATCCCTCTACTGAAACATCTATGGACGGTTTATAAAATAGAAGAACCAATACAATTTGATCCCGAACTTAAAAAAGTGGCATTGAGTACCTTTTTATTAGCTATTTTATTTAGTTTGAGTCAAATATTAACAGTAACACTTTAA
- a CDS encoding HD family phosphohydrolase — MKDFLNALYKNQSLIYKGVLFISTVTLIVYLFPKGGVFKYEFTKGKPWQYDNLYAPFDFAIVKNEDELINERLKVEEQVIPYFTYDTLVYKNVLAAYPKAFRTHLKMLNEHNTSERARVFGLIILKEIYRYGILKESYDYDKDKQVFLNKGNNAIAITFKKLLPENKVTQTITSKLNKSEYVKFKSAYLALFYDIIKPNVSLHRQLTESALQGELEKISLTRGGITKGSRIIAKGEVVEGETLRILKSLKSEYESQVWSANNTYWIVSGYAILVAFALLMLFLFIYKYRPDIYINNTQVTFILFNVIVFVFITTLVVTYAAAYIYVIPLCILPLVLKAFFDSRLGLFTHVVTVMILGFIVPNSYEYTFLQIIAGIVTILTISESYKRANLFLSVGQITTVYIIAYVAFHIIHEGTINNISWQTILLFIIGGFATLIVHPLIYAYEKTFGLVSDVSLLELSDTNSFLLKDMSNTAPGTFHHSLNVANIAEAAANDIGANAMLVRVGALYHDIGKMTNPIYFTENQVASGNVHDMLSPQESAKIIVEHVIKGIELAKKHKLPDRIIDFIRTHHGTSIVYYFYQKAKKENPEVDIANFQYPGPIPFSKETAILMMSDSVEAASKSLKNPTSSLINDFVEKIINKQMADGQFLNANITFKEIQQIKKVFKRKLTNIYHLRIEYPE, encoded by the coding sequence TTGAAAGATTTTTTAAATGCTTTATATAAAAATCAGTCCTTAATCTATAAAGGAGTTCTTTTTATAAGTACAGTGACATTAATTGTGTATCTCTTTCCGAAAGGAGGGGTTTTTAAATACGAATTTACTAAAGGAAAACCCTGGCAATATGACAATTTATACGCTCCTTTTGATTTTGCGATTGTTAAGAACGAGGATGAACTAATAAACGAACGTTTAAAAGTCGAAGAACAGGTAATTCCTTATTTCACTTACGACACCCTTGTTTATAAAAATGTATTAGCAGCATATCCTAAAGCTTTTAGAACACATCTTAAAATGCTGAATGAGCATAATACTTCTGAAAGGGCAAGGGTATTCGGGTTAATAATTCTTAAAGAAATATATCGGTACGGAATTTTAAAAGAATCCTACGATTATGACAAGGATAAACAGGTATTTCTTAATAAGGGTAACAATGCTATTGCGATTACCTTTAAAAAACTATTACCAGAGAACAAGGTCACCCAGACTATTACTTCTAAACTAAATAAAAGCGAATATGTAAAATTTAAAAGTGCATATCTCGCTTTATTCTATGATATTATCAAGCCTAATGTAAGTTTACATCGCCAACTTACGGAGAGTGCTTTGCAGGGAGAGCTGGAGAAAATATCTCTTACCCGGGGAGGAATAACCAAAGGTAGTAGGATTATAGCCAAAGGAGAAGTAGTGGAAGGGGAGACACTACGGATTCTCAAATCCCTTAAATCCGAATATGAATCCCAGGTATGGAGTGCAAATAATACGTATTGGATTGTATCCGGATATGCGATTCTGGTAGCTTTTGCGCTATTAATGTTATTTTTATTTATCTATAAATACCGTCCGGATATTTATATTAATAATACTCAGGTTACCTTTATTCTTTTTAATGTAATTGTTTTTGTTTTTATCACCACGCTGGTAGTAACCTATGCTGCGGCTTATATTTACGTCATTCCGCTTTGTATTTTACCCTTGGTTTTAAAAGCATTTTTTGATTCTAGGCTAGGCCTTTTTACGCATGTAGTGACCGTAATGATTCTCGGTTTTATCGTTCCGAATAGTTACGAATATACCTTTTTACAAATTATAGCCGGTATTGTAACTATTCTCACCATTTCAGAATCTTATAAACGTGCAAATCTCTTTTTATCGGTAGGTCAGATTACTACGGTTTATATTATTGCTTATGTTGCTTTTCATATTATTCATGAGGGAACTATCAATAATATTAGTTGGCAAACAATTCTTTTATTTATCATTGGTGGTTTTGCTACTTTAATTGTACATCCGTTAATCTACGCTTACGAAAAGACCTTTGGGTTGGTATCAGATGTCTCTTTATTAGAACTTAGTGATACCAATTCTTTTTTACTTAAAGATATGTCCAATACAGCACCAGGTACCTTTCACCATTCGCTCAATGTAGCTAATATTGCGGAGGCTGCTGCAAATGATATTGGAGCAAATGCAATGTTAGTCAGGGTAGGAGCTTTATATCATGATATTGGAAAAATGACAAACCCCATATATTTTACCGAAAATCAGGTAGCGTCCGGTAACGTTCACGATATGCTATCCCCACAAGAAAGTGCTAAAATTATTGTTGAACATGTGATTAAAGGTATTGAACTTGCTAAAAAACATAAATTACCGGATCGGATTATTGATTTTATACGTACCCATCATGGTACAAGTATTGTCTATTATTTTTATCAAAAAGCAAAAAAGGAAAATCCGGAAGTGGATATTGCCAACTTTCAATATCCCGGACCTATACCATTTTCTAAAGAAACGGCTATTTTAATGATGAGTGATAGCGTCGAAGCTGCCTCTAAAAGCTTGAAAAACCCGACAAGTAGCCTGATTAATGACTTTGTAGAAAAGATTATAAATAAACAAATGGCAGATGGTCAATTTTTAAATGCAAATATTACGTTTAAGGAGATTCAGCAAATTAAGAAAGTCTTTAAAAGAAAATTGACTAACATTTATCATTTACGAATTGAATACCCTGAGTAA
- the ltrA gene encoding group II intron reverse transcriptase/maturase, with translation MKGTDVYCAGSRRVREEWLSRCREERALTSDLLSEVTSLGNLSASLKRVISNKGSAGVDGMSVEELRDWFSSHHKELTRQLKVGSYRTNQIRGVKIPKPKGGYRQLGIPTVKDRLVQQGVHQILEKVYDPTFSKFSYGFRKGKGTESCLQQACSYVKEGYRYIVDIDLASFFDEVNHDRLLWTLEQRIGDRLLLQLICKFLKSGILEGGLNSQRRKGTPQGSPLSPLLSNIVLDELDKELERRGLRFVRYADDLIIFTRSRKASKRVMGSVTRFIEERMKLKVNKDKSGIRVPYELNFLGHSIVGKGELGLSKPSLYRLKSKLKEKTKRNRGISLDQMVKELNLLMRGWLNYFKGAKMKSKLKAIMSWLRRRIRCFRLKQCKRAIGIVRFLKKLKVPEWRSWLLALSSKGWFHKSCTPQAHEAMNYDWFTSIGLFDLYTYYCSKLMKPPST, from the coding sequence GTGAAAGGCACGGACGTATATTGTGCCGGAAGCAGACGGGTACGGGAAGAGTGGCTTTCAAGATGTAGAGAAGAGCGAGCCTTAACCTCAGATTTACTAAGTGAGGTAACCAGCTTAGGTAATCTGTCCGCATCGTTAAAGCGGGTAATAAGTAACAAAGGTAGTGCCGGGGTTGATGGCATGTCTGTGGAAGAACTACGGGACTGGTTTAGCAGTCATCATAAGGAACTCACAAGGCAGCTAAAGGTTGGTAGCTATCGTACCAATCAGATCAGGGGGGTAAAGATACCCAAGCCAAAAGGAGGTTATCGTCAATTGGGGATACCAACGGTCAAAGACCGTTTGGTACAACAGGGGGTACACCAAATTTTGGAAAAGGTATACGACCCCACCTTTTCGAAATTCAGTTATGGATTCCGAAAAGGAAAAGGCACTGAGTCCTGTTTACAACAAGCATGTTCATATGTAAAAGAAGGTTATCGGTATATAGTTGATATTGACTTGGCATCATTCTTTGATGAAGTCAACCATGACCGATTACTATGGACACTTGAACAAAGAATAGGAGACAGATTGCTACTACAACTAATTTGTAAATTTTTAAAGAGCGGTATACTGGAAGGAGGACTAAATAGTCAACGAAGGAAAGGCACTCCACAGGGTAGTCCACTCTCTCCATTACTATCCAACATAGTTTTAGACGAACTGGACAAAGAACTAGAACGTCGGGGGCTACGATTCGTACGCTATGCAGACGATCTTATCATCTTTACAAGAAGCCGTAAGGCATCTAAGCGAGTGATGGGGTCAGTGACCAGATTCATAGAAGAACGCATGAAACTCAAAGTCAATAAAGATAAGAGTGGCATACGGGTTCCTTATGAATTAAATTTTCTAGGTCACAGCATAGTTGGTAAAGGGGAACTGGGATTGAGTAAACCGAGTTTGTATCGTTTAAAAAGTAAGTTAAAGGAGAAGACCAAACGCAATCGTGGAATCAGTCTTGATCAAATGGTTAAAGAATTGAATCTGTTAATGCGTGGCTGGCTCAACTACTTTAAGGGAGCCAAAATGAAAAGCAAGCTTAAAGCGATTATGAGTTGGCTAAGAAGGCGAATCCGTTGCTTTCGATTAAAGCAATGCAAACGTGCAATCGGTATAGTGAGATTTCTAAAGAAGCTTAAAGTACCAGAGTGGCGAAGCTGGTTATTGGCATTATCCTCAAAAGGGTGGTTCCATAAATCCTGCACACCACAAGCACATGAAGCAATGAACTACGATTGGTTCACTTCCATTGGTCTATTCGATCTGTACACTTATTACTGTTCAAAATTAATGAAACCGCCCAGTACGTAA
- the menC gene encoding o-succinylbenzoate synthase, translating to MTAAYQKYVLKFKRPSGTSRGVLKTKETWFLLLKDGDKEGIGECGILRGLSMDDVPGYEEKLQWVCKNIDLGKDQLWEQLLDYPSIQFGVEMAFSSLQSKHSYDLFPSSFSEGKENIPINGLIWMGDKAFMKEQISQKLEEGFSCIKMKIGAIDFKKELALLESIRFNFSANQIELRVDANGAFNPSEAIEKLKQLSQYQLHSIEQPIKPRQIKEMQRLCAETPLPIALDEELIGVLDKKSQQTLLETIQPQYIILKPSLIGGIKGTNQWIENTTRLKIGWWVTSALESNVGLNAIARYTYTLQNNMPQGLGTGGLYTNNIDSPLYIKNGTLGYDPNKKWSTNILKL from the coding sequence ATGACCGCAGCTTATCAAAAATATGTTTTAAAATTTAAAAGGCCTAGCGGTACATCCCGGGGAGTATTGAAAACAAAGGAGACTTGGTTTTTATTGCTTAAAGATGGTGATAAGGAGGGTATAGGGGAATGTGGTATCTTAAGAGGCTTAAGTATGGATGATGTACCTGGCTACGAAGAAAAGTTACAATGGGTTTGTAAAAATATTGATTTGGGTAAAGATCAATTATGGGAGCAGCTACTTGATTATCCCAGTATCCAATTTGGAGTCGAGATGGCTTTTTCTTCTTTACAAAGCAAACATTCTTATGACTTGTTTCCTTCTTCTTTTTCAGAAGGAAAAGAAAACATTCCTATTAACGGGTTAATCTGGATGGGAGATAAAGCGTTTATGAAAGAACAAATTAGCCAAAAACTAGAAGAAGGATTTTCTTGTATTAAAATGAAAATTGGTGCTATTGATTTTAAAAAAGAATTAGCTTTATTAGAGAGTATTCGTTTTAACTTTAGTGCAAATCAAATTGAATTGCGGGTAGATGCAAACGGAGCCTTTAATCCATCCGAAGCCATAGAGAAACTAAAACAATTGAGTCAATATCAACTGCATAGTATAGAACAACCTATTAAACCCAGGCAAATTAAAGAGATGCAAAGACTTTGTGCAGAAACGCCTTTGCCTATCGCTCTAGACGAAGAGTTGATCGGAGTATTAGATAAGAAATCTCAGCAAACACTACTGGAAACTATACAACCCCAGTATATTATTTTGAAACCGAGCCTTATCGGAGGGATAAAAGGTACAAATCAATGGATTGAAAATACCACCCGATTAAAGATAGGATGGTGGGTAACCAGTGCGTTAGAAAGTAACGTGGGGTTGAATGCCATAGCGCGATATACTTATACCTTACAAAATAACATGCCGCAGGGTTTAGGTACCGGAGGCTTATATACTAATAATATTGATAGTCCGCTTTATATAAAAAATGGCACGTTGGGATACGATCCTAATAAAAAGTGGTCAACTAACATCTTAAAATTGTAG
- a CDS encoding YqaA family protein has product MKVSTKSEKKTRLQLLHQYYSYTGFYKFLGTSLKKALPPIVLFIIVLLCINYFVININDLLIYVTENYADSVVFGTFFASESLLGLIPPEIFIAWCDKANSPILYLSVLALLSYLGGIVSYFIGKSITKIPSVHEYLEVKMAKHIKNTRKWGGFLIVVGALLPIPFSITSIAAGMIKFNFISYLLFGLLRFLRFYLYALAIFNLV; this is encoded by the coding sequence ATGAAAGTATCGACAAAGTCTGAAAAAAAAACAAGATTACAATTATTACATCAATATTATTCTTATACAGGATTTTATAAATTTCTGGGAACAAGTTTAAAAAAAGCACTTCCTCCTATTGTATTGTTTATAATAGTCCTGCTTTGTATTAACTATTTTGTCATTAATATTAATGACTTATTGATTTATGTTACAGAAAATTACGCTGATAGTGTGGTTTTCGGAACTTTTTTTGCTTCAGAGTCTTTATTAGGTTTAATTCCTCCTGAAATTTTTATTGCCTGGTGTGATAAAGCCAATTCTCCCATCCTATATTTATCTGTTTTGGCTTTGCTTTCTTACCTGGGCGGAATCGTTTCTTATTTTATAGGTAAATCCATTACTAAAATTCCTTCCGTACACGAATATTTGGAAGTAAAAATGGCAAAACATATAAAGAATACCCGAAAGTGGGGAGGATTTTTAATTGTAGTTGGGGCATTATTACCCATTCCTTTTTCTATTACCAGTATTGCTGCCGGAATGATAAAATTCAATTTTATTAGCTATTTATTATTTGGATTACTACGATTTCTAAGATTTTATCTATACGCTCTAGCCATTTTTAATTTAGTGTAA
- a CDS encoding C40 family peptidase: MKYGICPLTVVPLRGEPRDASEMVSQVLYGECFEVLQKEEKWSLIRLTHDLYEGWIDNKQYNFINNDQFDAIKNQPDQRCIDFIAFATDPQEQLIPLTFGAKLNALSYLQHQFDGELASGIQSKNRLTEIALIFLNAPYLWGGRTPFGIDCSGFTQIVYLLCGHSLLRDASQQATQGKVLSFIEESEPGDLAFFDNEEGRIIHVGIILKNNHIIHAHGKVRIDQLDHTGIFNSDTSTYSHQLRLIKKIF; the protein is encoded by the coding sequence ATGAAATACGGCATTTGTCCGCTTACTGTAGTTCCACTTCGGGGAGAACCCCGGGATGCTAGTGAAATGGTCTCGCAAGTCCTTTACGGAGAATGTTTTGAAGTTCTACAGAAAGAAGAAAAATGGAGTCTGATTCGGCTAACTCATGATTTGTACGAAGGATGGATAGATAATAAACAATATAATTTCATAAATAACGATCAATTTGATGCAATAAAAAACCAGCCGGATCAACGATGTATCGATTTTATAGCTTTTGCTACCGATCCGCAAGAACAATTAATACCACTTACCTTTGGAGCCAAATTAAATGCGTTAAGTTACTTGCAACATCAATTTGATGGAGAATTAGCGAGCGGAATTCAGTCAAAAAATAGACTTACAGAGATCGCGTTGATATTTTTAAATGCTCCTTACCTATGGGGTGGCAGAACTCCCTTTGGTATTGATTGTAGCGGATTTACCCAAATAGTATATCTATTGTGCGGGCATTCATTGCTAAGGGATGCATCCCAGCAAGCAACGCAAGGCAAAGTATTGAGTTTTATTGAGGAAAGCGAACCCGGAGATTTGGCTTTTTTTGATAATGAAGAAGGCCGAATTATCCATGTAGGTATTATTTTAAAAAACAACCATATTATTCATGCACATGGTAAAGTACGTATTGACCAATTAGATCATACCGGAATCTTTAATTCAGATACTTCTACCTATTCACATCAACTTAGACTTATAAAAAAGATATTTTAA
- a CDS encoding AMP-binding protein, protein MAAKENFFVPTIHPDCIVQGKSFTGTNAKKIAEQLINEGEIHEQEVGRFLLEWIHPNPYINVKTSGSTGTPKEIEVYKRHMINSAKATGRFFKVQEQTTALLCLSANYIAGKMMLVRAIVLGWNLDIVTPKVNPMDTLYKHYDFCAMVPLQLDNSLNRLHLIKKLIVGGGRVSVPLIDLVQGIKTKVFETYGMTETVSHIAARRLNPKKKEKKEISYFKALPDITLSVDNRKCLIIKAPQLSYDTIITNDVVELKSYKKFLLKGRFDNVINSGGIKLYPEEIEVKLQKIISHRFFISSLPDPKLGDRLIIVVEDFDRPKNIERLKEAIDNVSTLTKYQIPKEIYCIPQFVQTETGKVQRKQTLELIK, encoded by the coding sequence ATGGCGGCAAAAGAAAATTTTTTCGTTCCTACAATTCACCCGGATTGTATCGTTCAGGGAAAATCCTTTACCGGTACTAATGCAAAAAAAATAGCCGAACAATTGATTAATGAGGGAGAAATACATGAGCAGGAAGTAGGTAGATTTCTATTAGAATGGATTCATCCCAATCCTTATATTAATGTGAAAACTTCGGGTTCTACAGGTACTCCGAAGGAGATAGAAGTCTACAAACGCCACATGATCAATAGTGCTAAGGCTACCGGTAGGTTTTTTAAAGTGCAGGAGCAAACAACGGCTTTACTTTGCTTATCAGCCAATTATATTGCTGGTAAAATGATGCTGGTAAGAGCTATCGTTCTAGGCTGGAACCTGGATATTGTAACCCCCAAGGTAAATCCGATGGATACTCTTTATAAACATTATGATTTTTGTGCCATGGTACCCTTGCAATTGGATAACTCTTTAAATCGGTTACATCTGATAAAAAAATTGATTGTAGGAGGGGGGAGAGTATCAGTTCCTTTGATTGATCTGGTTCAGGGTATTAAAACCAAGGTTTTTGAGACTTATGGAATGACGGAAACGGTTTCTCATATTGCAGCAAGAAGATTAAACCCGAAGAAGAAAGAAAAAAAGGAAATTTCTTATTTTAAAGCGCTTCCGGATATTACTCTTTCCGTAGACAATCGAAAATGCCTGATTATTAAAGCACCGCAATTAAGTTATGATACCATTATCACGAATGATGTGGTTGAACTTAAATCCTATAAGAAGTTCCTGCTTAAAGGAAGATTTGATAACGTAATTAATAGTGGAGGTATCAAATTATATCCAGAAGAAATCGAAGTAAAATTACAAAAAATCATTTCGCATCGATTTTTTATCAGTTCTTTACCTGATCCTAAGTTAGGGGACCGACTAATTATAGTAGTGGAAGATTTTGATCGACCCAAAAATATAGAAAGGTTAAAAGAAGCTATTGACAATGTAAGTACCCTTACTAAATATCAGATTCCTAAAGAAATTTATTGTATTCCTCAATTTGTACAAACCGAAACTGGTAAAGTTCAGCGTAAACAAACGTTGGAATTAATTAAATGA
- a CDS encoding acetyl-CoA C-acyltransferase, with product MKSKEVVIVAAARTPIGSFLGSLSSVSAVDLGAVAIKGAIDQIQLDVTEIDEVFMGNVVQAGNGQAPARQAAIKAGIGKEVPCTTVNKVCASGMKAVTLAAQSIANGDTEVVIAGGMENMSQIPHYIHLRNGHKFGPATMIDGMQKDGLVDAYDHNVMGTCADLCATEHNFSREDQDAFAIQSYKRSAEAWKAGKFDKEVVPVSVPQRKGDPIEVKEDEEFKNVKLEKIPHLRPAFTKDGTVTAANASTINDGAGAVVVMSADKAKELGLTPLVKIKSYADAAQEPKWFTTAPAKALPKALDKAGISLKEVDYFEFNEAFAVVGLANMKLLDLDDSNTNVNGGAVSLGHPLGCSGVRILITLINVLEQNNAKIGAAAICNGGGGASAMVIERG from the coding sequence ATGAAATCCAAAGAAGTTGTTATTGTAGCGGCTGCCAGGACACCAATTGGTAGTTTTTTAGGAAGCCTTTCCAGTGTATCTGCCGTAGATTTGGGAGCAGTTGCTATTAAAGGTGCTATTGACCAAATACAGTTGGATGTTACTGAAATAGATGAAGTGTTTATGGGTAATGTGGTTCAGGCTGGTAATGGTCAAGCCCCCGCACGTCAAGCAGCAATAAAAGCGGGAATTGGAAAAGAAGTACCCTGTACTACTGTTAATAAGGTATGTGCCAGTGGTATGAAAGCAGTTACCCTTGCAGCACAATCCATAGCAAACGGCGATACGGAAGTAGTGATTGCTGGCGGAATGGAAAATATGAGTCAAATCCCTCACTATATTCACCTAAGAAACGGACATAAATTCGGACCTGCAACAATGATCGATGGTATGCAGAAAGATGGCCTGGTTGATGCCTATGATCATAATGTGATGGGTACCTGCGCGGATCTATGTGCTACCGAACACAATTTTAGCCGTGAAGATCAGGATGCTTTTGCCATACAATCTTATAAAAGATCAGCGGAAGCCTGGAAAGCCGGAAAATTTGATAAAGAAGTCGTTCCGGTGTCAGTACCACAAAGAAAAGGAGATCCCATTGAAGTAAAAGAAGATGAAGAATTTAAAAATGTTAAATTAGAAAAAATTCCACATCTACGTCCTGCTTTTACTAAAGATGGGACGGTTACCGCTGCTAATGCGTCTACTATAAATGACGGAGCGGGTGCAGTTGTTGTTATGAGTGCTGATAAAGCTAAAGAACTAGGTCTTACTCCGTTAGTTAAGATTAAAAGTTATGCAGATGCGGCACAAGAACCAAAGTGGTTTACGACAGCTCCTGCTAAAGCTTTACCTAAAGCCCTTGATAAAGCCGGGATTAGTTTAAAAGAAGTAGATTACTTTGAATTTAACGAAGCATTCGCTGTAGTGGGATTGGCTAACATGAAACTATTAGACTTAGATGATAGCAATACGAACGTAAATGGCGGAGCAGTTTCATTAGGACATCCACTTGGATGTTCGGGTGTTCGAATTTTAATTACGCTAATTAACGTATTAGAACAAAATAATGCGAAAATTGGAGCAGCAGCTATTTGTAATGGAGGTGGTGGCGCATCTGCTATGGTGATTGAGAGGGGTTAG
- a CDS encoding DUF3817 domain-containing protein translates to MITSFRIISFLEGLSYLVILFVTMPLKYLFASPEPNKVIGMIHGFLFLAYIVFAFLVKAEKKWNLKTFLIVLLCSIIPFGTFWMDAKYLKK, encoded by the coding sequence ATGATTACAAGTTTTAGAATTATTAGTTTTTTAGAAGGTTTATCCTACCTTGTGATCTTATTTGTAACCATGCCTTTAAAATATTTATTCGCTTCTCCTGAACCTAACAAAGTTATTGGGATGATTCATGGTTTTTTATTTTTAGCCTATATCGTATTTGCTTTTTTAGTCAAAGCAGAAAAAAAGTGGAACCTAAAAACCTTTCTGATTGTTCTATTGTGTTCTATTATTCCTTTTGGTACTTTCTGGATGGACGCAAAATATTTAAAGAAGTAG